A region of Gracilinanus agilis isolate LMUSP501 chromosome 3, AgileGrace, whole genome shotgun sequence DNA encodes the following proteins:
- the RBM42 gene encoding RNA-binding protein 42 isoform X4: MAGTGPPPGLPGAAGAVPSGPGPGVPGKSGEERLKEMEAEMALFEQEVLGAPISGIPTPVVPAVEPAPVIRPIIATNTYQQVQQSLEARAAAAATVIAPIVGPPGPFVGPVGFGPGGDRGRLDSPEARDAMFLRRAVPPQRPPILRPAFVPHVLQRAAGGPRPMALRPPHQALVGPPLPGPPGPPMMLPPMARAPGPPLGTMATLRPPPEEPPAPRELGLGLGLGLKEKEEAAAVAVAAAAAAGLEEAGAAVGGPGAAAVIGPSLPLPLAMPLPEPEPLPLPLEVVRGLLPPLRIPELLSLRPRPRPRPEPQPPPGLMALEVPEPLGEDKKKGKPEKLKRCIRTAAGSSWEDPSLLEWDADDFRIFCGDLGNEVNDDILARAFSRFPSFLKAKVIRDKRTGKTKGYGFVSFKDPSDYVRAMREMNGKYVGSRPIKLRKSMWKDRNLDVVRKKQKEKKKLGLR, translated from the exons ATGGCTGGGACTGGGCCGCCCCCGGGACTCCCTGGCGCTGCAGGAGCCGTGCCCTCGGGCCCGGGGCCTGGCGTGCCCGGGAAGAGTGGCGAGGAGCGACTGAAAGAGATGGAGGCGGAGATGGCGCT GTTTGAGCAGGAAGTCTTGGGGGCTCCAATATCTGGGATTCCAACCCCAGTTGTACCAGCTGTGGAGCCTGCCCCTGTGATCCGCCCAATCATTGCCACTAACACCTACCAGCAG GTCCAGCAGAGCCTGGAGGCccgggcagcagcagcagccacagTAATTGCTCCTATTGTAGGTCCCCCTGGCCCCTTTGTGGGTCCTG TTGGCTTTGGTCCTGGAGGAGACAGAGGTCGCCTCGATAGCCCTGAAGCCCGAGATGCCATGTTCCTTCGCCGGGCGG TGCCCCCGCAGCGTCCCCCAATCCTGCGCCCAGCCTTCGTCCCCCATGTGCTGCAGAGAGCGG caGGTGGCCCACGGCCCATGGCTCTTCGGCCACCACATCAGGCCCTGGTTGGGCCTCCCCTCCCTGGTCCCCCTGGACCCCCCATGATGTTGCCACCTATGGCCCGGGCACCAGGACCCCCACTTGGCACAATGGCAACCCTGAGGCCTCCCCCA GAGGAGCCTCCAGCCCCTCGGGAACTAGgtctgggcctgggcctggggctgaaagagaaagaggaggctGCTGCTGTGGCTGTGGCAGCTGCTGCAGCTGCAGGACTGGAAGAAGCGGGTGCAGCCGTGGGGGGCCCAGGAGCTGCTGCAGTCATTGGGCCCAGCCTCCCCCTGCCTTTGGCCATGCCCTTGCCTGAGCCTGAGCCCCTGCCTCTACCCCTGGAAGTCGTTCGGGGCCTGCTCCCACCCCTACGAATCCCTGAACTCCTGTCCCTCCGGCCCAGGCCCCGGCCCCGGCCTGAACCCCAGCCACCCCCAGGACTCATGGCCCTGGAG GTCCCAGAGCCATTGGGTGAGGACAAGAAGAAAGGGAAGCCAGAGAAACTAAAACGTTGCATCCGGACAGCAGCCGGGAGCAGTTGGGAAGACCCCAGCCTCCTTGAGTGGGATGCAG ATGACTTCCGGATCTTCTGCGGGGACCTGGGCAATGAAGTGAATGACGACATCTTGGCCCGAGCCTTCAGCAGATTCCCCTCCTTCCTCAAGGCCAAAGTTATCCGGGATAAGCGCACGGGCAAGACCAAGGGCTACGGTTTTGTCAGTTTCAAGGACCCCAGTGACTACGTGCGGGCCATGAGGGAGATGAACG GGAAGTACGTGGGCTCACGGCCAATCAAGCTACGGAAGAGCATGTGGAAGGACCGGAACCTGGATGTGGTGCGGAAGAagcagaaggagaagaagaagctgGGCCTTAGATAG
- the RBM42 gene encoding RNA-binding protein 42 isoform X7 — MAGTGPPPGLPGAAGAVPSGPGPGVPGKSGEERLKEMEAEMALFEQEVLGAPISGIPTPVVPAVEPAPVIRPIIATNTYQQVQQSLEARAAAAATVIAPIVGPPGPFVGPVGFGPGGDRGRLDSPEARDAMFLRRAGGPRPMALRPPHQALVGPPLPGPPGPPMMLPPMARAPGPPLGTMATLRPPPEEPPAPRELGLGLGLGLKEKEEAAAVAVAAAAAAGLEEAGAAVGGPGAAAVIGPSLPLPLAMPLPEPEPLPLPLEVVRGLLPPLRIPELLSLRPRPRPRPEPQPPPGLMALEVPEPLGEDKKKGKPEKLKRCIRTAAGSSWEDPSLLEWDADDFRIFCGDLGNEVNDDILARAFSRFPSFLKAKVIRDKRTGKTKGYGFVSFKDPSDYVRAMREMNGKYVGSRPIKLRKSMWKDRNLDVVRKKQKEKKKLGLR, encoded by the exons ATGGCTGGGACTGGGCCGCCCCCGGGACTCCCTGGCGCTGCAGGAGCCGTGCCCTCGGGCCCGGGGCCTGGCGTGCCCGGGAAGAGTGGCGAGGAGCGACTGAAAGAGATGGAGGCGGAGATGGCGCT GTTTGAGCAGGAAGTCTTGGGGGCTCCAATATCTGGGATTCCAACCCCAGTTGTACCAGCTGTGGAGCCTGCCCCTGTGATCCGCCCAATCATTGCCACTAACACCTACCAGCAG GTCCAGCAGAGCCTGGAGGCccgggcagcagcagcagccacagTAATTGCTCCTATTGTAGGTCCCCCTGGCCCCTTTGTGGGTCCTG TTGGCTTTGGTCCTGGAGGAGACAGAGGTCGCCTCGATAGCCCTGAAGCCCGAGATGCCATGTTCCTTCGCCGGGCGG GTGGCCCACGGCCCATGGCTCTTCGGCCACCACATCAGGCCCTGGTTGGGCCTCCCCTCCCTGGTCCCCCTGGACCCCCCATGATGTTGCCACCTATGGCCCGGGCACCAGGACCCCCACTTGGCACAATGGCAACCCTGAGGCCTCCCCCA GAGGAGCCTCCAGCCCCTCGGGAACTAGgtctgggcctgggcctggggctgaaagagaaagaggaggctGCTGCTGTGGCTGTGGCAGCTGCTGCAGCTGCAGGACTGGAAGAAGCGGGTGCAGCCGTGGGGGGCCCAGGAGCTGCTGCAGTCATTGGGCCCAGCCTCCCCCTGCCTTTGGCCATGCCCTTGCCTGAGCCTGAGCCCCTGCCTCTACCCCTGGAAGTCGTTCGGGGCCTGCTCCCACCCCTACGAATCCCTGAACTCCTGTCCCTCCGGCCCAGGCCCCGGCCCCGGCCTGAACCCCAGCCACCCCCAGGACTCATGGCCCTGGAG GTCCCAGAGCCATTGGGTGAGGACAAGAAGAAAGGGAAGCCAGAGAAACTAAAACGTTGCATCCGGACAGCAGCCGGGAGCAGTTGGGAAGACCCCAGCCTCCTTGAGTGGGATGCAG ATGACTTCCGGATCTTCTGCGGGGACCTGGGCAATGAAGTGAATGACGACATCTTGGCCCGAGCCTTCAGCAGATTCCCCTCCTTCCTCAAGGCCAAAGTTATCCGGGATAAGCGCACGGGCAAGACCAAGGGCTACGGTTTTGTCAGTTTCAAGGACCCCAGTGACTACGTGCGGGCCATGAGGGAGATGAACG GGAAGTACGTGGGCTCACGGCCAATCAAGCTACGGAAGAGCATGTGGAAGGACCGGAACCTGGATGTGGTGCGGAAGAagcagaaggagaagaagaagctgGGCCTTAGATAG
- the RBM42 gene encoding RNA-binding protein 42 isoform X1, with amino-acid sequence MAGTGPPPGLPGAAGAVPSGPGPGVPGKSGEERLKEMEAEMALFEQEVLGAPISGIPTPVVPAVEPAPVIRPIIATNTYQQVQQSLEARAAAAATVIAPIVGPPGPFVGPVGFGPGGDRGRLDSPEARDAMFLRRAAVPPQRPPILRPAFVPHVLQRADTFSFSLAGGPRPMALRPPHQALVGPPLPGPPGPPMMLPPMARAPGPPLGTMATLRPPPEEPPAPRELGLGLGLGLKEKEEAAAVAVAAAAAAGLEEAGAAVGGPGAAAVIGPSLPLPLAMPLPEPEPLPLPLEVVRGLLPPLRIPELLSLRPRPRPRPEPQPPPGLMALEVPEPLGEDKKKGKPEKLKRCIRTAAGSSWEDPSLLEWDADDFRIFCGDLGNEVNDDILARAFSRFPSFLKAKVIRDKRTGKTKGYGFVSFKDPSDYVRAMREMNGKYVGSRPIKLRKSMWKDRNLDVVRKKQKEKKKLGLR; translated from the exons ATGGCTGGGACTGGGCCGCCCCCGGGACTCCCTGGCGCTGCAGGAGCCGTGCCCTCGGGCCCGGGGCCTGGCGTGCCCGGGAAGAGTGGCGAGGAGCGACTGAAAGAGATGGAGGCGGAGATGGCGCT GTTTGAGCAGGAAGTCTTGGGGGCTCCAATATCTGGGATTCCAACCCCAGTTGTACCAGCTGTGGAGCCTGCCCCTGTGATCCGCCCAATCATTGCCACTAACACCTACCAGCAG GTCCAGCAGAGCCTGGAGGCccgggcagcagcagcagccacagTAATTGCTCCTATTGTAGGTCCCCCTGGCCCCTTTGTGGGTCCTG TTGGCTTTGGTCCTGGAGGAGACAGAGGTCGCCTCGATAGCCCTGAAGCCCGAGATGCCATGTTCCTTCGCCGGGCGG cAGTGCCCCCGCAGCGTCCCCCAATCCTGCGCCCAGCCTTCGTCCCCCATGTGCTGCAGAGAGCGG acactttttctttctctttagcaGGTGGCCCACGGCCCATGGCTCTTCGGCCACCACATCAGGCCCTGGTTGGGCCTCCCCTCCCTGGTCCCCCTGGACCCCCCATGATGTTGCCACCTATGGCCCGGGCACCAGGACCCCCACTTGGCACAATGGCAACCCTGAGGCCTCCCCCA GAGGAGCCTCCAGCCCCTCGGGAACTAGgtctgggcctgggcctggggctgaaagagaaagaggaggctGCTGCTGTGGCTGTGGCAGCTGCTGCAGCTGCAGGACTGGAAGAAGCGGGTGCAGCCGTGGGGGGCCCAGGAGCTGCTGCAGTCATTGGGCCCAGCCTCCCCCTGCCTTTGGCCATGCCCTTGCCTGAGCCTGAGCCCCTGCCTCTACCCCTGGAAGTCGTTCGGGGCCTGCTCCCACCCCTACGAATCCCTGAACTCCTGTCCCTCCGGCCCAGGCCCCGGCCCCGGCCTGAACCCCAGCCACCCCCAGGACTCATGGCCCTGGAG GTCCCAGAGCCATTGGGTGAGGACAAGAAGAAAGGGAAGCCAGAGAAACTAAAACGTTGCATCCGGACAGCAGCCGGGAGCAGTTGGGAAGACCCCAGCCTCCTTGAGTGGGATGCAG ATGACTTCCGGATCTTCTGCGGGGACCTGGGCAATGAAGTGAATGACGACATCTTGGCCCGAGCCTTCAGCAGATTCCCCTCCTTCCTCAAGGCCAAAGTTATCCGGGATAAGCGCACGGGCAAGACCAAGGGCTACGGTTTTGTCAGTTTCAAGGACCCCAGTGACTACGTGCGGGCCATGAGGGAGATGAACG GGAAGTACGTGGGCTCACGGCCAATCAAGCTACGGAAGAGCATGTGGAAGGACCGGAACCTGGATGTGGTGCGGAAGAagcagaaggagaagaagaagctgGGCCTTAGATAG
- the RBM42 gene encoding RNA-binding protein 42 isoform X6, producing MAGTGPPPGLPGAAGAVPSGPGPGVPGKSGEERLKEMEAEMALFEQEVLGAPISGIPTPVVPAVEPAPVIRPIIATNTYQQVQQSLEARAAAAATVIAPIVGPPGPFVGPVGFGPGGDRGRLDSPEARDAMFLRRAAGGPRPMALRPPHQALVGPPLPGPPGPPMMLPPMARAPGPPLGTMATLRPPPEEPPAPRELGLGLGLGLKEKEEAAAVAVAAAAAAGLEEAGAAVGGPGAAAVIGPSLPLPLAMPLPEPEPLPLPLEVVRGLLPPLRIPELLSLRPRPRPRPEPQPPPGLMALEVPEPLGEDKKKGKPEKLKRCIRTAAGSSWEDPSLLEWDADDFRIFCGDLGNEVNDDILARAFSRFPSFLKAKVIRDKRTGKTKGYGFVSFKDPSDYVRAMREMNGKYVGSRPIKLRKSMWKDRNLDVVRKKQKEKKKLGLR from the exons ATGGCTGGGACTGGGCCGCCCCCGGGACTCCCTGGCGCTGCAGGAGCCGTGCCCTCGGGCCCGGGGCCTGGCGTGCCCGGGAAGAGTGGCGAGGAGCGACTGAAAGAGATGGAGGCGGAGATGGCGCT GTTTGAGCAGGAAGTCTTGGGGGCTCCAATATCTGGGATTCCAACCCCAGTTGTACCAGCTGTGGAGCCTGCCCCTGTGATCCGCCCAATCATTGCCACTAACACCTACCAGCAG GTCCAGCAGAGCCTGGAGGCccgggcagcagcagcagccacagTAATTGCTCCTATTGTAGGTCCCCCTGGCCCCTTTGTGGGTCCTG TTGGCTTTGGTCCTGGAGGAGACAGAGGTCGCCTCGATAGCCCTGAAGCCCGAGATGCCATGTTCCTTCGCCGGGCGG caGGTGGCCCACGGCCCATGGCTCTTCGGCCACCACATCAGGCCCTGGTTGGGCCTCCCCTCCCTGGTCCCCCTGGACCCCCCATGATGTTGCCACCTATGGCCCGGGCACCAGGACCCCCACTTGGCACAATGGCAACCCTGAGGCCTCCCCCA GAGGAGCCTCCAGCCCCTCGGGAACTAGgtctgggcctgggcctggggctgaaagagaaagaggaggctGCTGCTGTGGCTGTGGCAGCTGCTGCAGCTGCAGGACTGGAAGAAGCGGGTGCAGCCGTGGGGGGCCCAGGAGCTGCTGCAGTCATTGGGCCCAGCCTCCCCCTGCCTTTGGCCATGCCCTTGCCTGAGCCTGAGCCCCTGCCTCTACCCCTGGAAGTCGTTCGGGGCCTGCTCCCACCCCTACGAATCCCTGAACTCCTGTCCCTCCGGCCCAGGCCCCGGCCCCGGCCTGAACCCCAGCCACCCCCAGGACTCATGGCCCTGGAG GTCCCAGAGCCATTGGGTGAGGACAAGAAGAAAGGGAAGCCAGAGAAACTAAAACGTTGCATCCGGACAGCAGCCGGGAGCAGTTGGGAAGACCCCAGCCTCCTTGAGTGGGATGCAG ATGACTTCCGGATCTTCTGCGGGGACCTGGGCAATGAAGTGAATGACGACATCTTGGCCCGAGCCTTCAGCAGATTCCCCTCCTTCCTCAAGGCCAAAGTTATCCGGGATAAGCGCACGGGCAAGACCAAGGGCTACGGTTTTGTCAGTTTCAAGGACCCCAGTGACTACGTGCGGGCCATGAGGGAGATGAACG GGAAGTACGTGGGCTCACGGCCAATCAAGCTACGGAAGAGCATGTGGAAGGACCGGAACCTGGATGTGGTGCGGAAGAagcagaaggagaagaagaagctgGGCCTTAGATAG
- the ETV2 gene encoding ETS translocation variant 2, whose protein sequence is MDLNWFCWDELALQEVPLGSVLEHPSLASGEADFYSSKASTLSDPRGLDPRTPGVGWKALPANECGSDFPFPEFPWGTDSSSLNLQCSGDWTDSTWFNPGSQPYCPTPFTYPESAGIADLTTSQASFTSWTTTPAPSGPTHWDCPNGPCWDGGSAAGMEYPTSWEFSQPSGCSVPSSGCPVSSDSTSRSDRTIAVRGPRTGHRGPIQLWQFLLELLRDRAGQGCIRWTGNSREFQLCDPKEVARLWGERKKKPGMNYEKLSRGLRYYYRRDIVHKSGGRKYTYRFGGRVPDLP, encoded by the exons ATGGACCTGAACTGGTTTTGCTGGGATGAGCTGGCGTTGCAGGAAGTGCCCCTGGGATCCGTCTTGGAGCACCCAAGTCTGG CCTCAGGAGAAGCAGATTTCTACAGCTCAAAGGCTTCCACCCTGTCAGACCCCAGAGGCTTGGACCCGAGGACCCCTGGAGTTGGGTGGAAAG CGCTCCCAGCTAACGAATGCGGCTCGGATTTCCCGTTTCCTGAATTTCCGTGGGGGACTG ACTCTTCCTCCTTGAATCTCCAGTGTTCTGGCGACTGGACGGACTCTACCTGGTTCAACCCAGGCTCCCAACCCTACTGTCCTACCCCTTTTACCTACCCTGAAAGCGCGGGAATCGCGGATCTTACCACCAGCCAAGCAAGCTTCACCTCATGGACTACCACCCCTGCCCCAAGCGGTCCCACCCACTGGGACTGTCCCAACGGTCCTTGCTGGGACGGCGGCAGCGCCGCCGGCATGGAATATCCCACCTCCTGGGAGTTCAGCCAACCTTCGGGCTGTTCAGTTCCCTCGAGCGGGTGTCCAGTCTCCTCTGACTCAACATCACGCTCGGACCGTACCATCGCAGTCCGCGGCCCCAGGACTGGACACCGTG GTCCCATCCAGCTTTGGCAATTCCTGCTGGAACTCCTCCGGGACCGAGCCGGCCAAGGCTGCATCCGTTGGACTGGGAATAGCCGGGagttccagctatgtgacccgaAGGAG GTGGCCCGTCTGTGGGGGGAGCGCAAAAAGAAGCCGGGGATGAACTACGAGAAACTGAGTCGGGGGCTGCGTTACTATTACCGCCGGGATATCGTGCACAAGAGCGGCGGCCGAAAATACACTTACCGCTTTGGAGGCCGGGTCCCCGACCTACCCTGA
- the RBM42 gene encoding RNA-binding protein 42 isoform X5, whose amino-acid sequence MAGTGPPPGLPGAAGAVPSGPGPGVPGKSGEERLKEMEAEMALFEQEVLGAPISGIPTPVVPAVEPAPVIRPIIATNTYQQVQQSLEARAAAAATVIAPIVGPPGPFVGPVGFGPGGDRGRLDSPEARDAMFLRRAVPPQRPPILRPAFVPHVLQRAGGPRPMALRPPHQALVGPPLPGPPGPPMMLPPMARAPGPPLGTMATLRPPPEEPPAPRELGLGLGLGLKEKEEAAAVAVAAAAAAGLEEAGAAVGGPGAAAVIGPSLPLPLAMPLPEPEPLPLPLEVVRGLLPPLRIPELLSLRPRPRPRPEPQPPPGLMALEVPEPLGEDKKKGKPEKLKRCIRTAAGSSWEDPSLLEWDADDFRIFCGDLGNEVNDDILARAFSRFPSFLKAKVIRDKRTGKTKGYGFVSFKDPSDYVRAMREMNGKYVGSRPIKLRKSMWKDRNLDVVRKKQKEKKKLGLR is encoded by the exons ATGGCTGGGACTGGGCCGCCCCCGGGACTCCCTGGCGCTGCAGGAGCCGTGCCCTCGGGCCCGGGGCCTGGCGTGCCCGGGAAGAGTGGCGAGGAGCGACTGAAAGAGATGGAGGCGGAGATGGCGCT GTTTGAGCAGGAAGTCTTGGGGGCTCCAATATCTGGGATTCCAACCCCAGTTGTACCAGCTGTGGAGCCTGCCCCTGTGATCCGCCCAATCATTGCCACTAACACCTACCAGCAG GTCCAGCAGAGCCTGGAGGCccgggcagcagcagcagccacagTAATTGCTCCTATTGTAGGTCCCCCTGGCCCCTTTGTGGGTCCTG TTGGCTTTGGTCCTGGAGGAGACAGAGGTCGCCTCGATAGCCCTGAAGCCCGAGATGCCATGTTCCTTCGCCGGGCGG TGCCCCCGCAGCGTCCCCCAATCCTGCGCCCAGCCTTCGTCCCCCATGTGCTGCAGAGAGCGG GTGGCCCACGGCCCATGGCTCTTCGGCCACCACATCAGGCCCTGGTTGGGCCTCCCCTCCCTGGTCCCCCTGGACCCCCCATGATGTTGCCACCTATGGCCCGGGCACCAGGACCCCCACTTGGCACAATGGCAACCCTGAGGCCTCCCCCA GAGGAGCCTCCAGCCCCTCGGGAACTAGgtctgggcctgggcctggggctgaaagagaaagaggaggctGCTGCTGTGGCTGTGGCAGCTGCTGCAGCTGCAGGACTGGAAGAAGCGGGTGCAGCCGTGGGGGGCCCAGGAGCTGCTGCAGTCATTGGGCCCAGCCTCCCCCTGCCTTTGGCCATGCCCTTGCCTGAGCCTGAGCCCCTGCCTCTACCCCTGGAAGTCGTTCGGGGCCTGCTCCCACCCCTACGAATCCCTGAACTCCTGTCCCTCCGGCCCAGGCCCCGGCCCCGGCCTGAACCCCAGCCACCCCCAGGACTCATGGCCCTGGAG GTCCCAGAGCCATTGGGTGAGGACAAGAAGAAAGGGAAGCCAGAGAAACTAAAACGTTGCATCCGGACAGCAGCCGGGAGCAGTTGGGAAGACCCCAGCCTCCTTGAGTGGGATGCAG ATGACTTCCGGATCTTCTGCGGGGACCTGGGCAATGAAGTGAATGACGACATCTTGGCCCGAGCCTTCAGCAGATTCCCCTCCTTCCTCAAGGCCAAAGTTATCCGGGATAAGCGCACGGGCAAGACCAAGGGCTACGGTTTTGTCAGTTTCAAGGACCCCAGTGACTACGTGCGGGCCATGAGGGAGATGAACG GGAAGTACGTGGGCTCACGGCCAATCAAGCTACGGAAGAGCATGTGGAAGGACCGGAACCTGGATGTGGTGCGGAAGAagcagaaggagaagaagaagctgGGCCTTAGATAG
- the RBM42 gene encoding RNA-binding protein 42 isoform X2 produces the protein MAGTGPPPGLPGAAGAVPSGPGPGVPGKSGEERLKEMEAEMALFEQEVLGAPISGIPTPVVPAVEPAPVIRPIIATNTYQQVQQSLEARAAAAATVIAPIVGPPGPFVGPVGFGPGGDRGRLDSPEARDAMFLRRAAVPPQRPPILRPAFVPHVLQRAAGGPRPMALRPPHQALVGPPLPGPPGPPMMLPPMARAPGPPLGTMATLRPPPEEPPAPRELGLGLGLGLKEKEEAAAVAVAAAAAAGLEEAGAAVGGPGAAAVIGPSLPLPLAMPLPEPEPLPLPLEVVRGLLPPLRIPELLSLRPRPRPRPEPQPPPGLMALEVPEPLGEDKKKGKPEKLKRCIRTAAGSSWEDPSLLEWDADDFRIFCGDLGNEVNDDILARAFSRFPSFLKAKVIRDKRTGKTKGYGFVSFKDPSDYVRAMREMNGKYVGSRPIKLRKSMWKDRNLDVVRKKQKEKKKLGLR, from the exons ATGGCTGGGACTGGGCCGCCCCCGGGACTCCCTGGCGCTGCAGGAGCCGTGCCCTCGGGCCCGGGGCCTGGCGTGCCCGGGAAGAGTGGCGAGGAGCGACTGAAAGAGATGGAGGCGGAGATGGCGCT GTTTGAGCAGGAAGTCTTGGGGGCTCCAATATCTGGGATTCCAACCCCAGTTGTACCAGCTGTGGAGCCTGCCCCTGTGATCCGCCCAATCATTGCCACTAACACCTACCAGCAG GTCCAGCAGAGCCTGGAGGCccgggcagcagcagcagccacagTAATTGCTCCTATTGTAGGTCCCCCTGGCCCCTTTGTGGGTCCTG TTGGCTTTGGTCCTGGAGGAGACAGAGGTCGCCTCGATAGCCCTGAAGCCCGAGATGCCATGTTCCTTCGCCGGGCGG cAGTGCCCCCGCAGCGTCCCCCAATCCTGCGCCCAGCCTTCGTCCCCCATGTGCTGCAGAGAGCGG caGGTGGCCCACGGCCCATGGCTCTTCGGCCACCACATCAGGCCCTGGTTGGGCCTCCCCTCCCTGGTCCCCCTGGACCCCCCATGATGTTGCCACCTATGGCCCGGGCACCAGGACCCCCACTTGGCACAATGGCAACCCTGAGGCCTCCCCCA GAGGAGCCTCCAGCCCCTCGGGAACTAGgtctgggcctgggcctggggctgaaagagaaagaggaggctGCTGCTGTGGCTGTGGCAGCTGCTGCAGCTGCAGGACTGGAAGAAGCGGGTGCAGCCGTGGGGGGCCCAGGAGCTGCTGCAGTCATTGGGCCCAGCCTCCCCCTGCCTTTGGCCATGCCCTTGCCTGAGCCTGAGCCCCTGCCTCTACCCCTGGAAGTCGTTCGGGGCCTGCTCCCACCCCTACGAATCCCTGAACTCCTGTCCCTCCGGCCCAGGCCCCGGCCCCGGCCTGAACCCCAGCCACCCCCAGGACTCATGGCCCTGGAG GTCCCAGAGCCATTGGGTGAGGACAAGAAGAAAGGGAAGCCAGAGAAACTAAAACGTTGCATCCGGACAGCAGCCGGGAGCAGTTGGGAAGACCCCAGCCTCCTTGAGTGGGATGCAG ATGACTTCCGGATCTTCTGCGGGGACCTGGGCAATGAAGTGAATGACGACATCTTGGCCCGAGCCTTCAGCAGATTCCCCTCCTTCCTCAAGGCCAAAGTTATCCGGGATAAGCGCACGGGCAAGACCAAGGGCTACGGTTTTGTCAGTTTCAAGGACCCCAGTGACTACGTGCGGGCCATGAGGGAGATGAACG GGAAGTACGTGGGCTCACGGCCAATCAAGCTACGGAAGAGCATGTGGAAGGACCGGAACCTGGATGTGGTGCGGAAGAagcagaaggagaagaagaagctgGGCCTTAGATAG
- the RBM42 gene encoding RNA-binding protein 42 isoform X3: MAGTGPPPGLPGAAGAVPSGPGPGVPGKSGEERLKEMEAEMALFEQEVLGAPISGIPTPVVPAVEPAPVIRPIIATNTYQQVQQSLEARAAAAATVIAPIVGPPGPFVGPVGFGPGGDRGRLDSPEARDAMFLRRAAVPPQRPPILRPAFVPHVLQRAGGPRPMALRPPHQALVGPPLPGPPGPPMMLPPMARAPGPPLGTMATLRPPPEEPPAPRELGLGLGLGLKEKEEAAAVAVAAAAAAGLEEAGAAVGGPGAAAVIGPSLPLPLAMPLPEPEPLPLPLEVVRGLLPPLRIPELLSLRPRPRPRPEPQPPPGLMALEVPEPLGEDKKKGKPEKLKRCIRTAAGSSWEDPSLLEWDADDFRIFCGDLGNEVNDDILARAFSRFPSFLKAKVIRDKRTGKTKGYGFVSFKDPSDYVRAMREMNGKYVGSRPIKLRKSMWKDRNLDVVRKKQKEKKKLGLR; encoded by the exons ATGGCTGGGACTGGGCCGCCCCCGGGACTCCCTGGCGCTGCAGGAGCCGTGCCCTCGGGCCCGGGGCCTGGCGTGCCCGGGAAGAGTGGCGAGGAGCGACTGAAAGAGATGGAGGCGGAGATGGCGCT GTTTGAGCAGGAAGTCTTGGGGGCTCCAATATCTGGGATTCCAACCCCAGTTGTACCAGCTGTGGAGCCTGCCCCTGTGATCCGCCCAATCATTGCCACTAACACCTACCAGCAG GTCCAGCAGAGCCTGGAGGCccgggcagcagcagcagccacagTAATTGCTCCTATTGTAGGTCCCCCTGGCCCCTTTGTGGGTCCTG TTGGCTTTGGTCCTGGAGGAGACAGAGGTCGCCTCGATAGCCCTGAAGCCCGAGATGCCATGTTCCTTCGCCGGGCGG cAGTGCCCCCGCAGCGTCCCCCAATCCTGCGCCCAGCCTTCGTCCCCCATGTGCTGCAGAGAGCGG GTGGCCCACGGCCCATGGCTCTTCGGCCACCACATCAGGCCCTGGTTGGGCCTCCCCTCCCTGGTCCCCCTGGACCCCCCATGATGTTGCCACCTATGGCCCGGGCACCAGGACCCCCACTTGGCACAATGGCAACCCTGAGGCCTCCCCCA GAGGAGCCTCCAGCCCCTCGGGAACTAGgtctgggcctgggcctggggctgaaagagaaagaggaggctGCTGCTGTGGCTGTGGCAGCTGCTGCAGCTGCAGGACTGGAAGAAGCGGGTGCAGCCGTGGGGGGCCCAGGAGCTGCTGCAGTCATTGGGCCCAGCCTCCCCCTGCCTTTGGCCATGCCCTTGCCTGAGCCTGAGCCCCTGCCTCTACCCCTGGAAGTCGTTCGGGGCCTGCTCCCACCCCTACGAATCCCTGAACTCCTGTCCCTCCGGCCCAGGCCCCGGCCCCGGCCTGAACCCCAGCCACCCCCAGGACTCATGGCCCTGGAG GTCCCAGAGCCATTGGGTGAGGACAAGAAGAAAGGGAAGCCAGAGAAACTAAAACGTTGCATCCGGACAGCAGCCGGGAGCAGTTGGGAAGACCCCAGCCTCCTTGAGTGGGATGCAG ATGACTTCCGGATCTTCTGCGGGGACCTGGGCAATGAAGTGAATGACGACATCTTGGCCCGAGCCTTCAGCAGATTCCCCTCCTTCCTCAAGGCCAAAGTTATCCGGGATAAGCGCACGGGCAAGACCAAGGGCTACGGTTTTGTCAGTTTCAAGGACCCCAGTGACTACGTGCGGGCCATGAGGGAGATGAACG GGAAGTACGTGGGCTCACGGCCAATCAAGCTACGGAAGAGCATGTGGAAGGACCGGAACCTGGATGTGGTGCGGAAGAagcagaaggagaagaagaagctgGGCCTTAGATAG